From the genome of Streptococcus lutetiensis, one region includes:
- the nrdI gene encoding class Ib ribonucleoside-diphosphate reductase assembly flavoprotein NrdI, with product MTENTLTIAYISLSGNTQSFVKRLGEYLKEHYQLESKTINIKELKHETFPVTSPFIAVLPTYLEGGNGVDSGDVEILTNPLGDFIAAHDNYKHCFGIIGSGNRNFNEQYCLTAKQYAKRFGFPMLGDFELRGTSADIERLAEIIVNTQKESETYPRGL from the coding sequence ATGACAGAAAATACATTAACCATTGCTTATATCAGCCTAAGTGGCAACACTCAAAGTTTTGTTAAACGTTTAGGAGAATACTTAAAAGAACATTACCAACTTGAAAGCAAAACTATCAATATCAAAGAACTTAAGCATGAAACTTTTCCAGTCACATCACCTTTTATCGCAGTTTTACCGACTTATCTCGAAGGTGGAAACGGGGTTGACTCAGGTGATGTTGAGATTTTGACAAATCCTTTGGGAGATTTTATCGCAGCACACGATAACTACAAACACTGCTTTGGAATCATTGGCTCTGGCAATCGCAACTTCAACGAGCAGTATTGCTTGACAGCTAAACAATACGCTAAGCGCTTTGGTTTTCCAATGCTTGGTGATTTTGAACTTCGAGGCACAAGTGCTGATATTGAACGTTTGGCAGAGATTATTGTGAATACACAAAAAGAAAGTGAAACTTATCCAAGGGGATTATGA
- a CDS encoding PTS cellobiose transporter subunit IIB — MAKALIICVAGMSSSLMAQKTTDYFKTQGKDITVEAISSNEGERVITDATYDLYLVSPQATMYYNQFAAAGEKSGRPVVKVPPQAYVPIPMGVEKMANLILENI, encoded by the coding sequence ATGGCAAAAGCATTAATTATCTGTGTTGCCGGAATGTCATCATCACTTATGGCACAAAAAACAACAGATTATTTTAAAACACAAGGAAAAGACATTACTGTTGAAGCAATCAGTTCAAACGAAGGGGAACGTGTGATTACTGATGCTACTTATGATTTGTACCTTGTTAGTCCACAAGCTACAATGTATTACAACCAATTTGCGGCAGCGGGTGAAAAATCAGGGCGACCTGTTGTCAAAGTTCCACCACAAGCTTACGTTCCAATCCCAATGGGTGTTGAGAAAATGGCTAATTTGATTTTGGAAAATATTTAA
- a CDS encoding PTS cellobiose transporter subunit IIA, with product MTEEELQLAAFEIILHSGTARTSVHEALDAMKNGAFQEAEEKLAAADEELLQAHHAQTDLLQKYASGTEIKIEIIMVHAQDHLMTTMTLKEVAIEMMHMYKKINA from the coding sequence ATGACTGAAGAAGAATTACAACTTGCTGCTTTTGAAATTATTTTACACAGCGGCACAGCCCGCACCTCTGTTCACGAAGCTCTTGATGCTATGAAAAATGGAGCATTTCAAGAGGCTGAAGAAAAATTAGCTGCAGCTGATGAAGAACTTTTACAGGCTCACCATGCTCAGACTGATTTGCTACAGAAATATGCAAGCGGTACCGAAATCAAAATTGAAATCATCATGGTTCACGCACAAGACCACTTGATGACAACAATGACACTGAAAGAAGTTGCCATCGAAATGATGCACATGTACAAAAAAATCAACGCTTAA
- a CDS encoding glycoside hydrolase family 1 protein produces MATYTFPEDFWWGAATSGPQSEGRFHKKHANMFDYWYEIEPEAFYNQVGPDTASNFYNSYKEDIALMKKIGLNSVRTSIQWTRLIDDLEKNTVNQDAVDFYNDVIDCFIENGIRPIMNLHHFDLPVELYHKYGGWESRHVVDLYVGFAEQAFKAFGDRVKDWTTHNEPMVVVDGEYLYQFHYPKLVDGKKAVQVAYNLNIASAKAIAKFRELGLDKDGGHIGTVLNLTPTYAASDSKEDQAAAHFAELWNNKMFLEPAINGHFPEELEEILKKDGVIWQTEPEDAQIFKENTIDFLGVNFYHPNRVKAPDIAPNSVGAWMPNRYYDEYNMPGRRMNIDKGWEIYPEAIYDIAINIRDNYKNIPWFVSENGMGVSREERFMDENGKIQDDYRIDFIKEHLACLHRGIQEGSNCFGYHLWTPIDCWSWMNAYRNRYGFISNNIHTQIKTIKKSGEWFKQVTIDNGFED; encoded by the coding sequence ATGGCAACTTACACATTTCCAGAAGACTTCTGGTGGGGAGCTGCGACATCTGGTCCTCAAAGCGAGGGTCGTTTCCATAAAAAACATGCCAATATGTTTGATTACTGGTACGAAATAGAACCTGAAGCTTTTTACAACCAAGTTGGTCCAGACACAGCATCAAACTTCTATAATAGTTACAAAGAAGACATTGCTTTGATGAAGAAAATCGGTCTCAACAGTGTTCGTACTTCTATTCAATGGACACGCTTGATTGATGACCTCGAAAAAAATACCGTTAATCAAGATGCAGTAGACTTCTATAATGACGTTATTGACTGCTTCATCGAAAATGGCATTCGTCCAATTATGAACCTACACCATTTTGATTTACCTGTCGAGCTTTATCACAAATATGGAGGTTGGGAATCACGCCACGTGGTTGACCTTTATGTTGGTTTTGCTGAACAAGCTTTCAAGGCTTTCGGTGACCGCGTCAAAGACTGGACAACTCACAACGAACCAATGGTTGTTGTCGACGGTGAATACCTCTATCAATTCCACTATCCAAAATTAGTTGATGGTAAAAAAGCTGTTCAAGTTGCCTACAACTTAAACATCGCTTCAGCAAAAGCCATCGCTAAATTCAGAGAACTTGGTTTAGACAAAGACGGTGGTCACATTGGTACAGTTTTAAACTTAACACCAACTTATGCTGCTTCTGATTCTAAAGAAGACCAAGCTGCTGCACACTTTGCTGAACTTTGGAACAACAAAATGTTCCTTGAGCCAGCAATCAATGGGCATTTCCCAGAAGAACTTGAAGAAATTCTCAAAAAAGATGGCGTCATCTGGCAAACAGAACCTGAAGATGCTCAAATTTTTAAAGAAAATACCATTGATTTCTTAGGTGTTAACTTCTATCACCCAAATCGTGTGAAAGCACCAGACATCGCACCAAATTCTGTCGGTGCTTGGATGCCAAATCGTTACTATGACGAATACAACATGCCAGGTCGTCGCATGAACATCGACAAAGGTTGGGAAATCTACCCAGAAGCCATTTACGACATCGCCATTAACATTCGTGATAACTATAAAAATATCCCTTGGTTTGTCTCAGAAAATGGTATGGGTGTTTCTCGCGAAGAACGCTTCATGGATGAAAATGGAAAAATCCAAGATGATTACCGCATCGACTTCATCAAAGAACACTTGGCTTGCCTTCACCGTGGTATCCAAGAAGGTTCAAACTGCTTTGGCTATCACCTTTGGACACCAATCGATTGCTGGTCTTGGATGAATGCTTACCGTAACCGCTACGGTTTCATCTCAAATAATATCCATACACAAATCAAAACTATTAAAAAATCTGGTGAATGGTTCAAACAAGTAACCATCGATAACGGATTTGAAGATTAA
- the celB gene encoding PTS cellobiose transporter subunit IIC, with the protein MNKFLDAISDKLLPLANKLASNRYLSILRDAFMLAFPLTMFGSIVVVISNLPFLNDGTKALLSSLFGNAQNATMSIMTVFVTWGIGYYLSKSYDEDGIFGGAIAFASFLLLTPFYTLTDKGQEVSNVLSLDRLGAKGMFLGMIVSFIATEIYCRVSKKGWQIKMPDSVPPAVAKSFAALIPAVLTLSIFTALNAIVTGAFNTNLHDVIYNVIQMPLVGLGSSIWATLIAIFFIQFLWFFGLHGQILVNSVMDPIWNTLMYDNLDAYKAGEHIPHIISKPFMETFTVGLGGSGMTLAVVIIMAFIMKKKQYRDVGRLALGAGIFNVNEPVIFGLPIVLNATILIPWVISPIIVTALNYFVMAIGLVPAPTGVSVPWTVPVFFSGIIATNSLAGGLLQIIDCLIVGFIWLPFLHMLDKQPDSAL; encoded by the coding sequence ATGAACAAGTTTCTAGATGCTATCAGTGACAAACTTTTGCCTTTGGCAAACAAATTGGCTTCCAATCGCTACTTGTCGATTTTACGTGATGCCTTCATGCTTGCCTTCCCGTTGACCATGTTTGGATCAATTGTTGTCGTTATTTCTAACCTTCCTTTTTTAAACGATGGCACGAAAGCGCTTTTATCAAGTCTGTTTGGTAATGCACAAAATGCGACAATGTCGATTATGACCGTCTTTGTAACCTGGGGGATTGGTTACTACCTATCTAAATCATATGATGAAGATGGTATTTTTGGCGGAGCAATTGCATTTGCAAGTTTCCTTCTTTTAACACCGTTTTACACTTTGACAGATAAAGGTCAAGAAGTATCTAACGTTCTTAGCCTAGATCGCTTAGGGGCAAAAGGCATGTTCCTAGGAATGATTGTGTCATTTATCGCAACTGAAATTTACTGCCGCGTCAGCAAAAAAGGTTGGCAAATTAAAATGCCTGACAGCGTGCCACCTGCAGTTGCAAAATCATTTGCTGCTTTGATTCCAGCAGTTTTGACATTATCAATCTTCACAGCGCTTAATGCAATCGTAACAGGTGCTTTCAATACAAACCTTCACGATGTGATTTATAATGTTATCCAAATGCCTTTGGTTGGTCTTGGTAGTAGTATTTGGGCGACACTTATTGCTATCTTTTTTATCCAATTCTTGTGGTTCTTTGGTCTTCACGGACAAATCCTTGTTAACTCTGTTATGGACCCAATTTGGAACACTTTGATGTATGATAACTTGGATGCTTATAAAGCAGGTGAACATATTCCTCACATTATTTCAAAACCATTCATGGAAACATTCACTGTTGGTCTTGGTGGTTCAGGGATGACTCTTGCGGTCGTTATCATCATGGCATTTATCATGAAGAAAAAACAATACCGTGACGTTGGTCGTTTGGCACTTGGTGCTGGTATCTTTAACGTTAATGAACCTGTTATCTTTGGTTTGCCAATCGTTTTGAATGCTACAATTCTTATTCCTTGGGTGATTTCACCAATCATCGTTACAGCTCTTAACTACTTCGTAATGGCAATTGGCCTTGTTCCTGCACCAACAGGAGTATCTGTTCCTTGGACTGTGCCAGTCTTCTTTAGTGGTATAATTGCGACAAACTCACTTGCTGGCGGTCTTCTTCAAATTATTGACTGCTTGATTGTCGGATTTATCTGGCTACCATTCTTGCATATGCTGGACAAACAACCTGATTCTGCGCTATAA
- a CDS encoding GntR family transcriptional regulator, protein MSKYEEIAGIIRTRISDGTYPIDSMLPIQSNLAKEFGVSRMTIKKAIEMLTIEGLVLSKQGNGTKVLNSSFWDKEDSRFRLNNYNGLSHDMKDDSRKLTSKIIEFTVEFPDVEIAERLQVEQSAPVYKIIRLRLLDGKPYALEHTYMACDLVPGLDDSILLASVYDYLWNTLHLKFAGSYRHITAEKPDQYDKDYLACRDDDPILQVEQVVYLENGRPIEYSRTRNRYDVRGYSLLDVKNI, encoded by the coding sequence ATGTCAAAATATGAAGAGATTGCAGGGATTATTCGAACAAGGATTTCAGACGGAACTTACCCAATTGATTCGATGCTGCCGATTCAATCTAACTTGGCAAAAGAATTTGGGGTAAGTCGAATGACTATCAAAAAAGCTATTGAGATGTTAACCATTGAAGGTTTGGTCCTTTCAAAACAAGGTAATGGAACGAAAGTTTTAAATTCATCGTTTTGGGATAAAGAGGATTCGAGATTTCGATTGAACAACTACAATGGCTTAAGCCACGACATGAAGGATGATTCTCGCAAATTAACGAGCAAAATCATTGAATTTACCGTTGAATTTCCTGATGTGGAGATTGCTGAACGTCTTCAGGTCGAACAATCAGCACCAGTTTACAAAATTATTCGTCTACGTTTGCTAGATGGTAAACCATATGCTCTTGAGCATACTTATATGGCGTGTGACTTGGTTCCTGGATTGGATGATAGCATTTTGTTGGCATCGGTTTATGATTATCTTTGGAACACTTTGCATCTTAAATTTGCTGGATCTTATCGTCATATCACTGCTGAAAAACCTGATCAATACGATAAAGACTATTTAGCTTGTCGGGATGATGATCCTATTTTGCAAGTGGAACAAGTTGTTTATTTGGAAAATGGTAGACCAATTGAGTATTCACGCACGAGAAATCGTTATGATGTACGCGGATATTCACTGTTGGATGTTAAGAATATTTAG
- the manA gene encoding mannose-6-phosphate isomerase, class I, with translation MAEPLFLKAQMHDKIWGGTKLRDEFGYDIPTETTGEYWAISAHPNGVSIVDNGTYKGEGLDKLYREHKELFGSPKSEVFPLLTKILDANDWLSVQVHPDDAYALEHEGELGKTECWYVIAADEDSEIIYGHNAKSKEELAEMIEAGKWDDLLTKVPVKAGDFFYVPSGTMHAIGKGILILETQQSSDTTYRVYDFDRRDAAGNLRDLHIKQSIDVLTIGEPANSTPVTVDVDNLSSSLLVSNEFFAVYKWVVSGAVNFTQTAPYLLVSVLSGQGSLTVDNRVYNLKKGDHFILPNDVKSWQLNGDLEIIASHPNEK, from the coding sequence ATGGCAGAACCATTATTTTTAAAAGCACAAATGCATGATAAAATTTGGGGCGGAACAAAACTTCGCGACGAATTTGGTTACGATATTCCGACTGAAACGACTGGTGAATATTGGGCTATTTCAGCTCACCCAAATGGTGTTTCAATTGTGGATAATGGTACATATAAAGGTGAAGGTTTAGATAAACTTTATCGTGAGCACAAAGAACTTTTTGGAAGTCCAAAATCAGAAGTCTTTCCATTATTGACAAAAATTCTTGATGCTAACGATTGGCTTAGTGTACAAGTTCACCCAGATGATGCTTATGCCCTTGAACATGAAGGTGAACTCGGTAAGACAGAATGTTGGTATGTCATTGCTGCTGATGAAGATTCAGAAATCATTTATGGTCATAATGCCAAATCAAAAGAAGAACTTGCTGAGATGATTGAAGCAGGCAAATGGGACGATTTGTTGACAAAAGTTCCAGTCAAAGCTGGTGATTTCTTCTACGTACCAAGTGGTACAATGCACGCTATCGGTAAAGGTATCTTGATTTTGGAAACACAACAATCAAGTGATACAACTTATCGTGTTTACGATTTTGACCGTCGTGATGCGGCTGGAAACCTTCGCGACTTGCACATTAAACAATCAATTGATGTTCTAACAATTGGTGAACCTGCAAACAGCACACCTGTGACTGTAGATGTGGATAACTTGAGTTCAAGCCTTTTGGTGTCAAATGAATTCTTCGCTGTTTACAAATGGGTTGTGTCAGGTGCCGTAAACTTTACCCAAACAGCGCCATATTTGTTAGTAAGTGTTCTTTCAGGTCAAGGTAGCTTGACTGTGGATAACCGTGTTTATAACCTTAAAAAAGGTGATCATTTCATCTTGCCAAACGATGTAAAATCATGGCAACTTAATGGCGATTTAGAAATTATCGCTAGCCATCCAAATGAAAAATAA
- a CDS encoding GntR family transcriptional regulator, with protein sequence MEKYNLIANDVRKKILEGVYQPNEQLPFEKDFCRTYKVSKMTVKKALDILVTEGLIYKRRGAGTFVMDLSVEKMKKMLMDIQMMGTTAFYPDKKITSRVIDFTVVKADVKIAEKLKIKETSFVYKIHRVRLVDDKPTVIEETYMPIDLITSLKIEHVENSIYDYIENDLGLKIQSGHRTITVRRTTDEEANYLSLEKGDPVAVAVQTGYLTNGAAFEYSISTHRYDEFSLEIVLTHR encoded by the coding sequence ATGGAAAAATATAACCTTATTGCAAATGATGTGCGTAAGAAAATTTTAGAAGGTGTTTATCAACCGAATGAACAACTGCCTTTTGAAAAAGATTTTTGTCGCACGTACAAGGTTAGTAAGATGACGGTCAAAAAAGCCTTAGATATTCTCGTTACAGAAGGCTTGATTTACAAACGTCGTGGGGCAGGGACTTTTGTTATGGACCTGTCAGTTGAAAAAATGAAGAAAATGTTGATGGATATCCAAATGATGGGGACAACAGCATTTTATCCAGACAAAAAAATTACAAGTCGCGTGATTGATTTTACGGTTGTGAAAGCAGATGTGAAAATTGCAGAAAAACTAAAAATTAAGGAAACAAGCTTCGTTTATAAAATTCATCGTGTCCGCTTAGTTGATGATAAACCAACGGTTATCGAAGAAACTTACATGCCAATCGATTTGATTACAAGTTTGAAAATCGAGCATGTGGAAAATTCGATTTATGATTATATTGAAAATGATCTTGGTTTAAAAATTCAATCAGGCCACCGTACGATTACTGTTCGTCGTACGACGGATGAGGAAGCTAATTACTTGTCACTTGAAAAAGGTGACCCAGTAGCAGTAGCTGTTCAAACGGGTTATTTAACAAATGGTGCTGCGTTTGAATATTCAATTAGTACACATCGCTATGATGAATTTTCATTAGAGATTGTTTTAACACACCGCTAG
- a CDS encoding ROK family protein, with the protein MNLVVFDIGGTSVKYGRYQDSAIDKKGSFPTPKTWEEMKENLHRVFTELSDADTKGVAISSPGAVDTEEGVIKGFSAIPYIHNFKIIDELEAMFGLPVTIENDANCAGLAESQFGIGKDSKKSIYFILGTGIGGAVCLDGKLYKGSSLYGGEFGFMIIKDGITLSNLASPVAVAKKYAKEHGLTDFTGKDLFDLADAGNSDAKAALSEMYDVIAIGIFNCLVSINPDLVGIGGGISAREDLVPELDKRIKALIEITNARELDYQLKVCQFRNDANLFGAVSNFLNTK; encoded by the coding sequence ATGAATTTAGTCGTGTTTGATATTGGTGGAACTTCTGTGAAATATGGCCGTTACCAAGATAGTGCCATTGATAAAAAAGGTTCCTTTCCAACTCCCAAAACTTGGGAAGAAATGAAAGAAAACTTGCATCGTGTCTTTACAGAATTGTCAGATGCAGATACCAAAGGGGTTGCTATTTCAAGCCCTGGTGCTGTGGATACTGAAGAAGGTGTGATTAAAGGATTTAGTGCTATTCCATACATTCATAACTTCAAGATTATTGATGAATTGGAAGCTATGTTTGGCTTACCTGTGACTATCGAAAATGATGCTAACTGTGCTGGCCTTGCTGAAAGTCAATTTGGTATCGGAAAAGATAGCAAAAAATCAATTTATTTCATTCTTGGGACAGGTATTGGTGGTGCAGTTTGCCTTGATGGTAAATTGTACAAAGGAAGTAGTCTTTACGGTGGTGAATTTGGTTTCATGATTATCAAAGACGGCATTACGCTTAGTAACCTAGCTAGTCCCGTTGCCGTGGCTAAAAAATACGCTAAAGAGCATGGCTTGACTGATTTTACTGGCAAAGATTTATTTGATTTAGCAGATGCTGGCAATAGTGATGCTAAGGCTGCCTTGTCAGAAATGTATGATGTCATTGCTATCGGTATTTTCAACTGCCTTGTCAGCATTAACCCTGATTTGGTTGGTATTGGTGGCGGTATTTCTGCGCGTGAAGATTTGGTGCCAGAGCTTGATAAACGTATCAAAGCTTTGATTGAAATAACAAATGCGCGTGAATTAGACTATCAATTAAAAGTCTGTCAATTTAGGAATGATGCCAATCTATTTGGAGCTGTTTCTAACTTTTTAAACACAAAGTGA
- a CDS encoding SGNH/GDSL hydrolase family protein encodes MEIRKNDRIVFFGDSITEWGRDKADPVSLGTGFVSLVAADLLEHHRDFHLQCFNRGIGGNKVQDLLDRVDTDCLSLKPDVVILMVGINDVWHLVGKDGFASDSEQERFETIYRQLLQSLKSAGVERILLMEPYVLDYPEDRMTWRKDLDPKIQIVRHLAREFSLKLVPLDGLMNEQALLNGRRELTGEDGVHPTLAGATVIAQEILKRLTFVY; translated from the coding sequence ATGGAAATTAGAAAGAATGACCGTATTGTCTTTTTTGGTGATAGTATCACTGAGTGGGGACGTGACAAAGCGGACCCAGTAAGTCTCGGAACTGGCTTTGTGAGCTTAGTAGCAGCTGATTTGTTGGAGCATCATAGAGATTTTCATTTACAATGTTTCAACCGAGGAATCGGTGGCAATAAAGTTCAAGATTTGTTGGACCGCGTTGATACTGACTGCCTTTCTTTGAAGCCAGATGTTGTGATTTTAATGGTTGGGATTAACGATGTTTGGCATTTAGTTGGTAAAGATGGTTTTGCTAGCGATAGCGAGCAAGAGCGTTTTGAGACGATTTATCGACAATTGTTGCAAAGTTTGAAGAGTGCGGGAGTTGAGCGAATTTTGCTGATGGAACCTTATGTTCTAGATTACCCAGAAGACCGTATGACTTGGCGTAAAGACCTTGATCCAAAGATTCAGATTGTCCGCCACTTGGCGCGTGAATTCAGTCTTAAATTAGTTCCGCTTGATGGTTTGATGAATGAGCAAGCTTTGCTTAATGGCAGACGCGAACTGACAGGTGAAGACGGTGTTCATCCAACCTTGGCAGGAGCAACCGTTATCGCTCAAGAAATTTTAAAACGCCTGACTTTTGTTTACTGA
- a CDS encoding RelA/SpoT family protein has protein sequence MAKIVNLTGEEVVALTAQYMSESDVAIVQKALDYATKAHISQVRQSGEPYIIHPIQVAGILADLHLDVVTVACGFLHDVVEDTEITLDEIEAEFGKDVRDIVDGVTKLGKVEYKSHEEQLAENHRKMLMAMSKDIRVILVKLADRLHNMRTLKHLRKDKQERISRETMEIYAPLAHRLGISRIKWELEDLSFRYLNEIEFYKISHMMNEKRREREALVDEIVKKIKDYTEEQGLYGDVYGRPKHIYSIYRKMRDKKKRFDQIYDLIAIRCIMETPSDVYAMVGYIHELWRPMPGRFKDYIAAPKANGYQSIHTTVYGPKGPIEIQIRTKEMHQVAEYGVAAHWAYKKGIKGKVDSQEQAVGMSWIKELVELQDASNGDAVDFVDSVKQDIFSERIYVFTPTGAVQELPKDSGPIDFAYAIHTQVGEKTVGAKVNGRMVPLTAKLKTGDVVEIVTNPNSFGPSRDWIKIVKTNKARNRIRQFLKNQDKELSVNKGRELLVDYFQDQGYVANKYLDKKHLEAILPRFSVRSEEALYAAVGFGEISAAAVFNRLTEKERREEERAKAKAEADELMNGGEIKTENKEVLKVRSENGVIIQGASGLLMRIAKCCNPVPGDPIEGYITKGRGVAIHRADCHNIKSQEGYEQRLIEVEWDDATSANNDYIAEIDIYGLNRSGLLNDVLQVLSNVTKNISTVNAQPSKDMKFANIHVSFTIPNLTELTAVVDKIKIIPDVYSVKRTNG, from the coding sequence ATGGCAAAAATTGTGAATTTGACGGGTGAAGAGGTGGTTGCACTCACAGCCCAATACATGAGCGAATCTGATGTGGCGATTGTTCAAAAAGCATTGGATTACGCGACAAAAGCACATATCTCACAAGTTAGGCAATCAGGCGAGCCTTATATCATCCATCCTATCCAAGTTGCAGGTATTTTAGCAGATTTGCATCTTGATGTGGTGACAGTGGCTTGTGGTTTTTTGCATGACGTTGTTGAAGATACTGAGATTACTTTAGATGAAATCGAAGCTGAATTTGGTAAAGATGTTCGTGATATTGTCGATGGTGTTACAAAACTTGGTAAAGTTGAGTACAAATCACATGAAGAGCAATTGGCTGAAAATCACCGTAAGATGCTTATGGCCATGTCTAAAGATATTCGTGTGATTTTGGTAAAACTTGCCGACCGTCTTCATAATATGCGCACTTTGAAGCATCTTCGTAAGGACAAGCAAGAACGCATTTCACGTGAAACCATGGAAATTTATGCTCCCCTTGCTCATCGTTTGGGGATTAGCCGCATTAAGTGGGAATTGGAAGATTTGTCATTCCGTTACCTCAATGAAATTGAGTTCTACAAGATTTCGCACATGATGAACGAAAAACGTCGTGAACGTGAAGCTCTGGTTGATGAAATCGTCAAGAAAATTAAAGATTACACTGAAGAACAAGGGCTTTACGGAGACGTTTACGGTCGTCCAAAACACATTTATTCTATTTATCGCAAAATGCGTGATAAAAAGAAACGATTTGACCAAATCTATGATTTGATTGCCATTCGTTGTATCATGGAAACCCCTAGCGATGTTTACGCTATGGTTGGTTATATTCATGAATTGTGGCGTCCAATGCCAGGGCGTTTCAAAGATTATATTGCTGCGCCTAAAGCCAACGGTTACCAATCTATTCACACGACTGTTTACGGACCAAAAGGACCAATCGAAATTCAAATCCGTACCAAAGAAATGCACCAAGTCGCTGAATACGGGGTTGCTGCTCACTGGGCTTACAAAAAAGGGATTAAAGGCAAGGTTGACAGTCAAGAACAAGCTGTCGGCATGAGCTGGATTAAAGAATTGGTTGAATTGCAAGACGCGTCAAACGGTGATGCGGTAGACTTTGTTGATTCAGTTAAACAAGATATTTTCTCAGAACGTATCTATGTCTTCACCCCAACAGGTGCCGTGCAAGAGTTGCCAAAAGACTCTGGGCCAATTGATTTTGCTTACGCCATTCATACCCAAGTTGGCGAAAAGACTGTTGGTGCTAAGGTTAATGGTCGTATGGTACCACTAACTGCCAAACTTAAAACAGGTGATGTGGTTGAAATTGTAACCAACCCAAATTCATTTGGACCAAGCCGCGACTGGATTAAAATTGTTAAGACAAACAAAGCCCGCAACCGCATCCGCCAATTCTTGAAAAATCAAGATAAGGAATTGTCAGTCAACAAGGGTCGTGAGCTTTTGGTGGATTATTTCCAAGACCAAGGTTATGTGGCTAACAAATACTTGGATAAAAAACACCTTGAAGCCATTTTGCCACGTTTCAGTGTTCGTAGCGAAGAAGCTCTTTATGCGGCAGTTGGTTTCGGTGAAATTAGTGCGGCAGCTGTTTTCAATCGTCTAACGGAAAAAGAACGCCGCGAAGAGGAACGTGCTAAAGCGAAAGCAGAAGCAGATGAGCTCATGAATGGTGGCGAAATCAAGACAGAAAATAAAGAAGTCTTGAAAGTTCGCAGTGAAAATGGTGTTATCATTCAAGGAGCGTCAGGTCTTTTGATGCGTATCGCTAAATGTTGTAACCCAGTCCCGGGTGACCCAATTGAAGGTTATATTACCAAAGGACGTGGAGTTGCCATTCACCGTGCGGATTGCCACAATATTAAGAGCCAAGAAGGCTATGAGCAACGTCTTATCGAGGTCGAATGGGACGATGCTACTAGCGCTAATAATGATTACATCGCTGAAATTGATATTTATGGTCTTAACCGTTCAGGGCTTCTAAATGATGTTCTTCAAGTCCTTTCAAACGTTACTAAGAATATTTCAACCGTTAATGCCCAACCAAGTAAAGATATGAAATTCGCAAATATCCACGTTAGTTTCACAATTCCAAACTTGACGGAATTGACTGCTGTTGTCGATAAAATTAAAATCATCCCAGACGTTTACTCTGTCAAACGTACAAATGGATAA
- the dtd gene encoding D-aminoacyl-tRNA deacylase, with protein MKVVIQRVKEAQVTIDDELVGDISQGLLLLVGVGPDDEQEDLDYAVRKITNMRIFSDDMGKMNLSVQDIKGSILSVSQFTLFAETKKGNRPAFTGAAKPDKAEKMYLDFNEALAQFVPVETGVFGADMQVSLVNDGPVTIILDTKSR; from the coding sequence ATGAAAGTAGTCATTCAACGTGTTAAAGAAGCACAAGTTACGATTGATGATGAGCTGGTTGGAGATATCAGTCAAGGCTTATTGTTGTTAGTTGGAGTAGGACCAGATGATGAGCAAGAAGACCTTGATTACGCTGTTCGTAAAATTACTAATATGCGTATCTTTTCAGATGATATGGGCAAGATGAATTTATCTGTCCAAGATATTAAGGGAAGTATCTTATCAGTGTCTCAATTTACTTTGTTTGCAGAGACCAAAAAAGGTAATCGGCCTGCATTTACGGGCGCTGCAAAACCTGATAAAGCTGAAAAAATGTACCTCGACTTTAATGAAGCACTTGCCCAATTCGTTCCTGTTGAAACAGGTGTTTTTGGTGCTGACATGCAAGTTAGTCTAGTCAATGACGGTCCTGTTACTATTATTTTGGATACAAAATCTCGTTAA